The segment ttcaaaatttaattccaTAGATGCAAAGACTGTATCTCACTCATCCATAAAGTGATAGCCAGATTTTCGTTTTTGTGGAAATATTATAATCGTAACAGagcagaaaaataacaatctGAAACTtgcacaaacaaaataaacattaattcgaagaatttttttttttttacattgtaaGACGATTGggtatatagatatctatatcgTAAATTTTTTCTGTGGTCCTGagattttaagagtcaaattggAGCGTAGTTGGTGCTGCTATCTATAAGCCAGTCATAGCCCTCAAACTTTCGCCTTTAAACATTCGTTTGTTCTTCTTATTCCATATTTCCGTATTGAAAATGGCACCTGTAAGTTGTTacatagattttttattttattttaatgttgttttacACCAAGAAAAAATCTTCCAATATGAAGAATGTTTCTcattgttttaacttttttgagAATGTCACATCTTTACCGTGAGATGTGGCTAATCTGTGATGGTGCTTAAAGCAAAGTATTCAATGCTATGGGCCTTCTCCTTTTGTCTATGTCTAGGTGGCTGAAGCTCCCTAGTACACAATCACAGCCTAGTTTTGACATATGTTTTGATTGAAAAGACCCCACAGGTTAAACATGGACAGCACATTCCTATTCTTGGATGTAAGGTTGCCCAGTTGACTGCTGGGTAGTCCAGTTCAAAGTAGGCCTAGGTAGCAGGGATTTACTAACCCTGAAAATTTTTGTATCTGCTTAGATAACTAACTGGAGAGGAAAAAATGTGTTTGAAATCAATTCTCACTTTGTATAATTAGCCAGTGCCTAATTTTGGCCAGATATTCTGATTAAAAAGCATCTTTCCTATACATTCACAGCAGGCTCCTAATTGTGGACTTAATGTGTATAGTGTTAGATACACCTAGTTATGATTGGCTAATGGTGAGGACTAGATCAGTTGGTATTGACTTACTACAATCTAAAAAAGATCTGATTTTCAACTATTTGAATTCAGACTGAAGTTGTCTCTACACTATAGCCTATCTAAATGCAACTATTCTGTTTCATTAGACTTTTCTTAGTTTGAAACTACTCAAGGTTGACTGTCTGTGATTAGGATATGTTGTTGTAACTTCCAGAccctatataaaaaattagacaaCATTTTCTGAGGTTCAAAAGTTCTGATAGCCTTGGCTACTTAACCTTAAGTACACCACTCACCCCTCTGCCCCAATTTGTAAACATGGAGCCCAATTCAAACTCTTATCAATTTTCCATAGACAAACTTCTTCAAATTATGAGATAATGTCAATCAACGGATTATTCAGATAACCAAGAAACAAACTTAcctttttaccttaaattgcagctttgggtgataaggattatccatccttgtgatgctccatgaaaaaagaatttgtttggtataaattgtggctgttagattagactcttgtggaggactctgcagcttcccaattgtaaaggaactcctggcagagccattccatatcaaggtgggacttgaacatgtcagttgaagtagcagaaactgtttcttcagagtgctggttccacatattgatgattctttggctgaagaagtggcttctatgtctactcatGGAACActgcatggagagcttcaatgaatatcctctagtaccagaatgcaagggctgtgcaaagagaccagGAAGTGTGTTTTTAGagagaattttttggttaaaatgtGACCCCTTTTCCATTGGTATGTCAGCATTGGCAGCTTCAAACAATGTAatctttctttgtatggaaatCTATTCATGTtgctaaccatcttagtggcatgaTGCTGGACATGCTCATGCAgcttcttatcttttttgaagaaaggggctgccaatgacattccaacctccaggcaTGGATGTACAAgcaccttatataacttcataagaactctagggtgtTGGCtagagatggttctttttatgataccaagggttttatttgcagaatGGATTACATGGCATTTatcaacattgaaagtcagaagccacatgttagcccatcttcctagactgtcaagatctgtttgaattgattgctggtcagagggagtagctgcttttccaactagttttgagtcatcagcataaagaaagttttgagtcatcataatctttcagaaaggaagcccataatccactgtacaacacctGCAGCCCTCAATTTGATTATGAGGAAATCATGACAAACTTTGCACCCATATCTGAAAttaacattcatttgtattataATTGAATCTAACCATCACCACTGTATATGTACCAAATTAGGgcaggctatatatttgcacattagtgggGTGAGGTGAGGGTAAAGTTCAAACTTAGCTCTATAGTCAGTcacatcctgaatccaaatttacattcatttgtattagaAATGAAATTTACACCCCCttaaatgtgcaaatatataccttgaattggtatatataggGGTGAGGGTAAATTCAtttacaacagaaattaatGTCATGTTTGTCAGGATGAAATAGCCTACTGATGATTGCtgtaagtttgtttcttagctcTCTGAATAATCTATTAAATATAAACATTATACAAATTAAGGCTCTAGTTTAGGCTATAATTAGGCCTAGTTAGAAAGACACTATCAAATTCTAACAATGacttaaacaaattttgtatcCTGCATATATAATTTCCTAAAGGGTAAATATTTTAATCAGCCCAATAATGAGATAGGATAGCTAAGGAATAGATATATGTTAAACCTGATAGATACTGTATTTCATTCTGTATACAATTACTTTCATTTATGTTCTTAATGAAATaaccaaaaacaagtttttgaccaaaaagatcttagaaaaaaatttccaatacTGCCTTCATTTTAATCTAGAAACTACATCTGTCacaacaaaattcttacttatctacatttatatttttttcaagttttccaagttACATCTAATATGTAACTGGTGGACAGGAAATAAGTGAAAAGGACAAAAGAAGATGTATCAGTAAGGACCTCTGCCATGTTTtcttcagtgctaaaaaaaagaaaataccaacCTTTGAAGTAAATTTCTGACAAAGCAGAAGAAACACTTCTTCTGCTTGTGTTTGAATGCTATGGATGAAAAGCATTTTCAAATCCTACTAAATATATTATCAGTTATTCTGACAGAACAGGTTGTCAATACTGATGAAAATGCTGTATTGCTgttaaatttcatgtttttatgaATACAGTTTTTGAGCATTTAATGGatttatgctctttttttatgttcattaGAGTGGAAAAGCCTTGTTTGCACAAATATCTTGTTTCAAATGGCAGCAATTTTTTGTAACTGCCTCTTCATGCAAAGGCCATTTCAGCCTTCTTTGAAAGCCTTTGAAGCTTTTGACATCCAAAAAGACAACAGGTTTACTCTTAAATTGAAATCAATCAAATTAGATGGAAGTTCAAGAATTGCTTTTGCCAAACCTGAAGGCTATTCTGGTATCATagcaatttcatatttaaaaagatCTACAATCCAACTGACAGTACGAGTATCAAGTTCTGGAAAGTAATCTGAAATTGTATCCTTGATGTTGgcaaaagtaatatttttgcaATCTTCCAAAAACTAAGCTAACCTTGAAAAAGAAGTTATATTGTTCTGTTCCCAGTGTTGCAGCTTTAATCTAAATGCTGAAATGATATTAATATTCTTTCCTTGcgattctttgtttaatatatttataccCTCAAAATATCTGCTAAATATGGAAGATGTACAACCCAGGAAAAGTTAGTAAACTTATATGCAAGAACTTTTTTTTGATGAAGCATAACAACTTCAACTTCAGTTTTGAGAGTCCATACTCAATTTAGTACATTTCTGCAAAAGAGCCACTTTACTTCTGTAAAATAAAGCAGGTCTGTATATTCAGCTTCACCATCCTGGCATAATTCATGAAATAGCTGTGTGTTTTGTGCATGTCCCTTGATATAATTTACAATCTTGATGACACCATGCATGATGGCTTCCAGTGTAGGTTCTAAATATTTGACCATAAGGGCCTGGCAATGGATCATATAGTTAGTAACTGCAATATTTgggttactttttttttacaatcactGAAAAACCATTTATATGACCCAGCATAGCTGGAATTCCATCCAAAGATACAGAAATACAGTTTTCCCATTTAAactctttactttattttagacATCAATTCCACAAGATTTTGACTCAAGAGAACAAAACAGcaatttctattcaaaattaTCTACACCTTTGTAGTGAACATGTACCATTGAACGTGAATTGCTACTAAAATCAGTCGTCTCATCAAGCtgatttgcaaaatatttagcCTGTTTTAATGCAAAAATAACCTGTTCCTTCACATTTTCTGctaatatagaaattcgttctTTCATAATTCTTATAGACAAGGGCACTGAATTCCGTTTCTTTGCTTCTTTTTGACTGCACATAATCCCTGCCATTTTTACTGCAGCTTGTTCAACCAATTCTTCACCAATAGTGTACAGTTTCTTATTTCAAGCAATCAACCAGGCTACTTCATAGGTAGCCCTTGATGCTGATCAAATATACCAAACAAGTTGCTATtcaatctttttcttttaacagATATTTCTAAATTTGCAAAGTATTCTGGCAGTTTGGAAGGCAGATGTGAATGCAAATTAGCAATTTTTCTTCTACCTACTTTTTCTGAAGTCAATATCTTCATGCATACAACACACTGTGGTTTCAATGTACCACTGTCTTCTCTTTATGTAAAACTGTAATTAAAGACTTTGTCTTGGTATGTTCTTTTCCTATAAAACACTTAGTAAGTGTTCATAAGTTCATGTTCATTAACatattcaaataataattaaaacactTGATTAAATTGCTGCTAACCTTTATTGATATATTGATGATTAATTATAAAATGGTGCTCTTATAGTAAAAtgataaaactaacaaaaaaacttatcttaccttaaattgcatttgcCAGCGAGATCAGGTGGCAGATCCTCCTGTAGGTTACTCTGACTTATCAATGTATTTGTATCTTGATGGCATGGACTGAGCAGGTAGCCAGGGCTGTGCTTTACTGTGCAAAGATTTAACTTGAGAACACTAGTGGTGAGGAGTGATATGGTGTGACCTTCATATGCTGCTAAATTgtttaagttgaaaaatatgaacAGGTTTATAGaatagtaattaaaaatatGTGCTTCTTACTCATGAAAGTTttttgggtaattttttttttacccattaCCCATTTGGGGTAATTTACCTTGGTTCCCCAACTGCTAGTCTAGGGGACAAAAACAGttatattttaatgtctttGGTACTAAAACTTAGCAATTATAGAGGAACAACTTTGACACCACCATTTTGCAAATGTTAGTGCCCCCATTTGCCAACATCAATGtcaatttttgttctttctatTTGTGTCTAATAAGCATCTAATCTCAGTTCTGGATTGAAGACAAATAAAGAACATGGAAAAATGCCAAGTATTGCCACATGTCAGATGCtgttggtagttttttttttctgttgacatTAGCACTAGTACTAGTTAAtactatatttaattatatagttTTATTTCAATGTCTTCAGTACTAAAACCTAACAGTAATGGATGAACAACTTTGACaccattatttttcaaatattaatgcCCCCATTTGCCAACATCAATGtcaatttttgttctttcaaCTTGTGTCAAGAGTTAATCCATATTTTTAAagctaataatttatttcagaaaatgccTGCACCCAAAGCTAAGGTGCCTCCTCAAGCTGCAGGAAAGAAAGCAGCTGTTGAACctcaacaaaagaaagaaacaaagacaCAAGCAAAAGCATCTGAGAAGCCAGTGTCAGCTGCACCACCCAAATCTGCTGTGAAGCCTTCTGACGTTTCAAAGAAGGCAGCAAAGCCAAGACAACAAATCAAGGCAAAGGGAGCCAAAAAGAAGAAGTTGAATTTGAAGTTTACCATTGACTCAACACATCCTTGTGAAGATGGCATTATGGATATTGATTCATTTGTAAGTAATTTCCATAAATCAAGTAAGCACTTGACTTGTTCTGTTCTACAAAATGTCTGTATACATTCTTCAACCTTTCAAGTGTTTTAGACTGCCCAAAAAATTCTTGTCTTTAACATTTTTGGTCTTTATTTGTTTAGTCCATAGACATATTCTCTAGTTTCAGGATCCTTGAGTTTCAGTTTCAGATTAGTATTTGTTTTGTG is part of the Artemia franciscana unplaced genomic scaffold, ASM3288406v1 Scaffold_296, whole genome shotgun sequence genome and harbors:
- the LOC136043090 gene encoding large ribosomal subunit protein eL22-like, producing MAPKMPAPKAKVPPQAAGKKAAVEPQQKKETKTQAKASEKPVSAAPPKSAVKPSDVSKKAAKPRQQIKAKGAKKKKLNLKFTIDSTHPCEDGIMDIDSFEEFLRKRIKVNNRLNNFGSSVGLEKSKSKLILSSDIPFSKRYLKYLTKKYLKKNSLRDWLRVVADSKESYQLRYFNINNEEEEEK